The following are from one region of the Clostridiales bacterium genome:
- a CDS encoding YraN family protein: protein MDSSKDKGDLGEQAAVEYLIKNGYSILQRNFRTRYGEIDIIGRDEDYIAFIEVKTRKNNEFGLPCEAVTKNKQNKIIRMAMMYISQKRLYGLNFRFDVVETIISNDEIRYLRLIKNAFDADSII, encoded by the coding sequence ATGGATTCCAGCAAGGATAAAGGAGATTTAGGCGAACAGGCGGCCGTTGAATACCTTATTAAAAACGGATACAGCATATTGCAGAGAAATTTCAGGACAAGATATGGCGAAATAGATATAATAGGCAGGGACGAAGATTATATCGCATTTATCGAAGTGAAAACGAGAAAAAATAATGAATTTGGTCTGCCATGCGAGGCCGTAACTAAAAACAAACAAAATAAAATTATCAGGATGGCTATGATGTATATCAGCCAAAAAAGACTGTACGGGCTTAATTTCAGGTTTGATGTTGTCGAGACAATAATTTCAAACGATGAAATAAGATATTTAAGGCTTATAAAAAATGCATTTGATGCCGATTCCATCATATGA
- a CDS encoding YifB family Mg chelatase-like AAA ATPase gives MISKVYTCAVTGINGLIIEVETDISNGLPGFTIVGLPDAAIRESKERVRASIKNSNYDYPLKKITVNLAPADIKKEGPCYDLPIAVSILHASGQIISDDIDEYLILGELSLDGRVKPVNGVLCMVADGVKNGYRKIIVPFKNANEAAIIKDAEVYPVSSLKETIDVLERNNDIEPYELMEDDINKISREYDDFIDIKGQENAKRAFEIAAAGGHNILMIGPPGSGKTMLARRLPGILPDLTFDEAIEITKIYSITGKLGMSGSIINTRPFRSPHHTISKISLVGGGRIPHPGEVSLSHYGVLFLDELPEFQRDALEVLRQPMEDGVVSISRVNGAVTFPCSFMLVASMNPCPCGFFNDPVKECTCTPTAIKKYLSKISGPLLDRIDIHIEVSPVKYDELEKESKGESSSQIKERVNKARKLQLKRYERSNILCNAQLTAGMIKKYCHIDESGRKILKAAFEKLGLSARAYNKILKISRTIADLNGEENISAENIGEAVQYRSMDRKYWER, from the coding sequence ATGATAAGTAAAGTATACACCTGTGCTGTAACAGGTATAAATGGTCTCATCATCGAAGTCGAAACCGATATTTCAAATGGCCTTCCCGGATTTACGATAGTCGGTCTTCCAGATGCGGCCATCAGGGAATCTAAAGAAAGGGTAAGGGCATCCATTAAAAACTCCAATTATGATTATCCTTTAAAAAAGATCACCGTAAATCTTGCGCCTGCCGATATAAAAAAGGAAGGGCCGTGCTATGACCTGCCTATAGCCGTAAGCATATTGCATGCAAGCGGGCAGATAATTTCCGATGATATCGATGAATATCTTATACTTGGCGAGCTTTCCCTGGACGGAAGGGTTAAACCCGTGAACGGCGTACTCTGCATGGTCGCAGACGGAGTCAAAAATGGATACAGGAAGATAATCGTACCGTTTAAAAATGCGAATGAAGCAGCCATTATAAAGGATGCCGAAGTATATCCCGTGTCTTCGCTGAAGGAAACTATTGATGTCCTTGAAAGAAATAACGATATAGAACCATATGAATTGATGGAAGATGATATAAATAAGATAAGCCGTGAGTATGACGATTTTATAGATATCAAGGGGCAGGAAAATGCGAAGCGTGCCTTTGAGATAGCCGCTGCGGGTGGACATAACATCCTGATGATCGGACCTCCTGGGTCTGGAAAAACCATGCTTGCCAGGAGGCTTCCCGGAATACTGCCTGATTTGACTTTTGACGAGGCGATAGAGATAACTAAAATATACAGCATAACCGGCAAATTGGGAATGTCCGGAAGTATTATAAATACGCGGCCTTTTAGATCGCCTCATCATACGATATCGAAGATTTCGCTGGTTGGAGGCGGAAGAATACCCCATCCGGGTGAAGTATCGCTGTCTCATTACGGCGTTCTTTTTTTGGATGAGCTTCCGGAATTTCAAAGGGATGCCCTGGAGGTTTTAAGACAGCCGATGGAAGATGGCGTTGTAAGCATATCGAGGGTAAATGGCGCAGTCACTTTCCCGTGCTCTTTTATGCTTGTCGCATCCATGAACCCATGTCCATGTGGATTTTTTAATGATCCGGTTAAAGAATGCACGTGCACGCCAACAGCGATAAAAAAATATTTGAGCAAAATATCGGGTCCCCTTCTCGACAGGATCGATATCCATATAGAAGTATCGCCTGTAAAATATGATGAACTCGAAAAAGAATCGAAGGGTGAAAGCTCCAGTCAGATCAAGGAGAGAGTGAACAAGGCAAGAAAATTGCAGCTAAAAAGGTATGAAAGGAGCAATATATTATGTAATGCCCAACTTACTGCAGGAATGATTAAAAAATATTGCCATATAGATGAAAGCGGCAGGAAGATATTGAAGGCAGCATTTGAAAAATTAGGTTTAAGCGCAAGAGCTTACAACAAGATATTAAAAATTTCAAGGACGATTGCCGATTTGAATGGCGAAGAGAATATAAGCGCAGAAAATATAGGCGAAGCAGTTCAATACAGGAGCATGGACAGGAAATACTGGGAAAGATGA